In one Thermococcus sp. 2319x1 genomic region, the following are encoded:
- the pyrB gene encoding aspartate carbamoyltransferase translates to MRFQDVISIDDFRKEDIDYVLRVAERLEEELKKEGTLKYAKGKVLATLFFEPSTRTRLSFESAMHRLGGAVIGFAEASSTSVKKGESLMDTIRTVENYADVIVIRHPREGAARLAAEVARVPVINAGDGANQHPTQTLLDLYTIKKEFGKIDGLDIALLGDLKYGRTVHSLAKALSYYNVRLYFVAPKGLEMPRHIVEEISNKVEIVETSELEAVIPKVDVLYVTRIQKERFPDPAEYNKIKGSYRVDLKVLEKAKDTLKVMHPLPRVDEIAYEVDNTKYSAYFRQVWSGIPVRMALLGIVLGVIE, encoded by the coding sequence ATGAGGTTCCAAGACGTTATTAGTATAGACGATTTTAGAAAAGAAGACATAGACTATGTTTTGAGGGTTGCAGAAAGGCTCGAAGAAGAACTTAAAAAAGAAGGGACACTCAAATACGCAAAAGGGAAAGTTCTGGCGACTCTTTTCTTCGAACCGTCGACAAGAACAAGATTGAGCTTTGAAAGTGCAATGCACAGACTCGGTGGAGCAGTTATAGGGTTTGCTGAAGCGTCGAGCACAAGTGTCAAAAAAGGAGAAAGCCTAATGGATACGATAAGAACCGTAGAAAATTATGCTGATGTAATAGTTATAAGGCATCCACGAGAGGGAGCTGCAAGATTGGCTGCCGAGGTTGCAAGAGTCCCGGTAATAAACGCAGGGGATGGAGCAAACCAGCATCCCACACAGACCTTGCTTGATCTTTATACAATTAAAAAGGAATTTGGAAAAATAGATGGCCTTGACATCGCCCTTCTTGGAGATCTTAAGTATGGAAGAACCGTGCATAGCTTAGCAAAAGCTCTCTCTTACTACAACGTCAGGCTTTATTTTGTGGCTCCCAAAGGCTTAGAGATGCCAAGGCACATAGTTGAAGAGATATCAAACAAAGTCGAAATCGTAGAAACCAGTGAACTGGAGGCTGTGATCCCAAAAGTGGATGTTCTTTATGTAACAAGAATTCAGAAAGAGAGGTTCCCTGATCCTGCAGAGTACAATAAAATCAAGGGGTCATATAGAGTGGATTTAAAGGTTCTTGAGAAGGCCAAAGATACGCTAAAGGTTATGCATCCTCTGCCAAGGGTTGATGAAATAGCATATGAGGTGGATAATACCAAGTATTCCGCATATTTCAGACAGGTTTGGAGCGGGATTCCAGTCAGGATGGCTCTTCTCGGCATTGTACTGGGGGTGATAGAATGA
- the pyrE gene encoding orotate phosphoribosyltransferase codes for MEMPMKKDRLIEMIFKEEAVEFGHFILSSGKESDYYINIKKLITNPKALRLIAFLMKAKTEELGLEYDKIAGPELGAVPIAVSLALETEKPILIVRKKKKSYGTGRQIEGVVKAGDRVLLVEDVTTTGNSVLRAAKVLEGEGAKVVAIMVVVDREEGAKELLSKEGYTLIPLVTVGELFEYKEKQEKDQK; via the coding sequence ATGGAAATGCCAATGAAGAAAGACCGGCTTATCGAAATGATCTTCAAAGAAGAAGCAGTCGAGTTCGGTCACTTCATTTTAAGCTCCGGAAAAGAAAGTGACTATTACATAAACATCAAAAAACTGATAACCAATCCAAAAGCCCTAAGGCTTATTGCCTTCCTTATGAAGGCCAAGACAGAGGAGCTGGGCCTTGAATACGACAAAATAGCTGGGCCAGAGTTGGGGGCGGTTCCTATAGCTGTCTCTTTGGCCTTGGAGACAGAAAAGCCCATTTTAATAGTGCGTAAAAAGAAAAAAAGCTATGGAACAGGGAGGCAGATTGAAGGGGTGGTAAAAGCGGGAGACAGGGTTCTTTTAGTTGAGGATGTCACAACGACAGGGAATAGCGTCTTAAGGGCTGCAAAAGTCTTAGAGGGAGAAGGTGCAAAGGTGGTTGCTATTATGGTGGTGGTCGATAGAGAAGAAGGTGCGAAAGAATTACTCTCGAAAGAAGGCTACACGTTAATTCCTCTCGTGACCGTTGGGGAGTTGTTTGAATACAAAGAAAAGCAAGAGAAGGATCAGAAGTAA
- the rlmD gene encoding 23S rRNA (uracil(1939)-C(5))-methyltransferase RlmD: MRARVERLSEEGFGEAKVGKKIILLPFTSPGDVVEIKRWHREKKRFVAHDYEIVEFSPDRVEPACQYFGRCGGCLLQHIPYKEQVKFKEEKIARLLNVEVEVLPSPKIYGHRNRIDVATTTSGIGFRRRGTWWDVVEIEECKVFGENSKKALGALREFIEDFKIQLWDLKKSDGFLRYIVLREGKFTDELMVNLVTSAGELPEEVSRYFDFADSLYWSINETKSDVSYGEPRKAWGMEFIREKLDGVTYLIHPNSFFQTNSYQAVNLLKKVAEFVEGEKVLDLYSGVGTFGIYLAKRGFKVEGVEINPFAVEMAKRNAEINNVEAEFRVGADKDVESLNLYDTVIVDPPRAGLHPRLIGKILNDLPANLVYVSCNPKTFAENIEKLKGRYSLESIIGLDMFPHTPHVEIIAKLSLKNEL; this comes from the coding sequence ATGAGGGCAAGGGTAGAAAGATTAAGTGAGGAAGGATTCGGAGAAGCAAAGGTTGGGAAAAAGATCATATTGCTTCCTTTTACTTCCCCGGGTGACGTTGTTGAAATCAAGAGATGGCACAGAGAGAAGAAAAGGTTCGTGGCTCATGATTACGAAATAGTTGAGTTTTCTCCCGACAGAGTAGAGCCAGCTTGCCAGTATTTTGGACGATGTGGGGGATGCTTGCTTCAGCATATCCCTTACAAAGAGCAGGTAAAGTTTAAAGAAGAGAAAATTGCCCGTCTTCTCAATGTTGAAGTGGAAGTACTCCCATCCCCAAAAATCTACGGGCATAGAAACAGAATTGACGTTGCGACAACGACGAGTGGGATAGGATTTAGGAGAAGGGGAACTTGGTGGGATGTTGTTGAGATCGAGGAATGTAAAGTGTTCGGAGAAAATAGCAAAAAAGCATTGGGTGCATTGAGGGAATTTATAGAGGATTTTAAAATTCAGCTTTGGGATTTAAAAAAGAGTGATGGATTTTTAAGATACATTGTGCTCAGAGAGGGAAAATTCACGGATGAGCTGATGGTAAATTTGGTAACCTCTGCTGGCGAACTCCCCGAAGAAGTCAGCCGGTATTTTGACTTTGCGGATTCTCTTTATTGGAGTATCAACGAGACCAAAAGCGATGTATCCTACGGTGAGCCGAGAAAGGCTTGGGGAATGGAATTCATCAGAGAAAAGCTTGATGGCGTAACCTACTTGATTCACCCAAACTCATTCTTCCAAACAAACTCCTATCAGGCGGTTAACTTGCTAAAAAAGGTTGCAGAATTTGTGGAAGGGGAGAAAGTACTTGACCTTTATTCGGGAGTGGGGACCTTTGGGATATATCTTGCTAAGAGGGGATTTAAGGTAGAGGGTGTTGAGATAAACCCCTTTGCGGTTGAGATGGCCAAGAGAAATGCGGAAATAAACAACGTTGAGGCTGAATTTAGAGTTGGCGCTGATAAAGATGTTGAAAGCCTAAACCTTTATGATACGGTTATAGTAGACCCCCCAAGAGCTGGTTTACATCCAAGGCTCATAGGAAAGATTTTAAATGATTTACCAGCTAATCTGGTCTATGTCTCCTGCAATCCAAAAACATTTGCTGAAAATATCGAAAAGCTTAAGGGGAGATACTCCTTAGAAAGCATAATTGGACTTGATATGTTTCCCCATACCCCTCATGTTGAAATCATCGCAAAATTAAGTTTGAAGAATGAACTCTAA
- the lrpA gene encoding HTH-type transcriptional regulator LrpA, with protein MLDERDKVIIDMLTKDARTPFTEIAKVLGVSETAVRKRVKALEEKGIIQQYTIKVNPQKLGYNLISITGVDTKPEKLFEVANKLKEFEFVRELYLSSGDHMIMAEIWAKDGEDLADIMSNKIGKIDGVTKVCPAIILERLK; from the coding sequence ATGTTAGACGAAAGGGATAAGGTCATAATTGATATGCTGACGAAGGATGCGAGGACACCTTTCACGGAAATAGCTAAGGTCTTGGGTGTAAGCGAGACGGCCGTAAGAAAAAGGGTTAAGGCTTTAGAAGAGAAGGGCATAATACAGCAGTATACGATCAAGGTAAACCCCCAAAAACTTGGGTACAACTTAATAAGCATAACCGGAGTTGACACAAAGCCAGAAAAGCTGTTTGAAGTTGCAAATAAACTGAAGGAGTTTGAGTTTGTTAGGGAGCTCTACCTTTCAAGTGGCGATCACATGATAATGGCAGAAATCTGGGCAAAAGATGGCGAGGATTTAGCGGATATTATGTCAAACAAAATAGGAAAAATTGACGGTGTTACAAAGGTTTGCCCCGCTATAATTCTAGAGCGCTTAAAGTAA
- a CDS encoding cation:proton antiporter: MFSVRFFGGLIIGVFTESNEIIREFSNLGVLILLFLAGIESDLQEFKRVGKPSIFVAGVGVASILGAYLAGFDLKASLRIGIGMIPRLGVELAMLTIALSSGVIGPEALTIAIFMVFVTTISTPPLLKWAYKL, from the coding sequence TTGTTCTCGGTCAGATTCTTTGGGGGACTGATTATAGGGGTTTTTACAGAGAGCAACGAGATAATTAGAGAGTTTTCAAACCTTGGAGTCCTCATACTTCTATTCCTTGCGGGTATAGAAAGTGATCTGCAAGAATTTAAACGAGTGGGAAAGCCAAGCATCTTTGTTGCTGGAGTTGGAGTAGCCTCTATCCTGGGGGCATATTTGGCGGGCTTTGATCTTAAAGCATCTTTGAGAATTGGCATTGGAATGATCCCAAGGCTTGGAGTTGAGCTCGCTATGCTGACTATAGCACTTTCAAGTGGAGTTATTGGGCCGGAGGCATTGACCATAGCAATATTCATGGTATTTGTAACAACTATATCAACACCTCCTTTGCTAAAATGGGCATATAAGTTGTGA
- a CDS encoding cation:proton antiporter produces MDVFLELAVILIVAKLFGYLATKIKMPGALGQLIGGMLIGPSLLNVVSYSEGVHLISEMGVVLLLFLAGLETDVEEFRSVGVPTFLIALGGVIVPFAMGYYLSEWFGYERTEALFLGGILTATSVGLTASILMEMKRLRTKEGTAILASAVVDDVLGIIVLTTLIAMHRKGHVYIEDLGILVGEIAVFFIMSWLVGKPVVKKVLLLSERIDLPETLTAFALAITLIFAYIAEQFRIAGITGAYLAGVLIAQTDEAKRISDRMITLSYSLFVPVFLVGIGIKTDIGVLLHAGMFAILYSIIAIIGKIVGCGAGALIARFKPKEALRVGIGMIPRMEVALIMANVALTEGVFDKGVFSIPVTMVILTTFITPPLLKWVFSRE; encoded by the coding sequence ATGGACGTGTTCCTTGAACTCGCAGTGATCCTGATAGTTGCCAAACTGTTCGGATATCTAGCCACAAAAATCAAAATGCCCGGGGCTTTGGGTCAGCTTATTGGGGGAATGCTTATTGGTCCCTCTCTTCTAAACGTAGTGAGCTATTCTGAAGGGGTTCATTTAATAAGCGAGATGGGAGTAGTTTTGCTCCTCTTCCTTGCCGGCCTTGAAACCGATGTCGAGGAATTCAGGAGCGTTGGAGTGCCAACTTTTCTTATCGCCCTCGGCGGTGTTATTGTTCCTTTTGCGATGGGTTACTACCTATCAGAATGGTTTGGTTACGAAAGAACTGAAGCCCTGTTCCTAGGTGGGATTTTAACGGCTACAAGTGTTGGGTTAACCGCAAGCATATTGATGGAAATGAAAAGGCTCCGCACAAAGGAAGGAACGGCTATTTTAGCCAGTGCTGTCGTTGATGACGTCCTTGGGATTATAGTACTCACAACCCTAATTGCCATGCACAGGAAGGGACATGTTTACATAGAAGACTTGGGAATTTTAGTTGGGGAAATAGCGGTGTTCTTTATAATGAGCTGGCTTGTTGGAAAGCCAGTTGTTAAGAAAGTTCTGCTACTTTCAGAAAGAATTGATTTACCGGAAACCTTAACGGCATTTGCCCTTGCCATAACCCTTATTTTTGCATATATAGCCGAGCAGTTCAGAATAGCGGGGATAACCGGGGCGTATTTGGCGGGAGTGCTGATAGCACAAACAGATGAGGCAAAGAGAATAAGCGACAGAATGATAACCCTCTCTTACTCTCTCTTCGTTCCTGTTTTCCTTGTGGGAATCGGGATAAAAACTGACATAGGGGTTCTCCTCCATGCGGGAATGTTTGCGATTCTGTATTCAATAATTGCCATAATAGGAAAGATCGTAGGCTGTGGAGCGGGTGCATTGATAGCCAGATTCAAACCTAAAGAAGCCCTCAGAGTTGGGATTGGGATGATTCCCAGGATGGAGGTTGCACTGATTATGGCTAACGTCGCCCTTACGGAAGGAGTTTTTGACAAAGGAGTATTTTCGATTCCAGTTACGATGGTAATCCTAACGACATTTATAACTCCCCCACTCTTGAAGTGGGTTTTCTCGAGGGAGTAG
- a CDS encoding HPP family protein has translation MDYPFPSKPREAKNKKVSIIIGKKRHIMLQRKEELSHNIRYISKVPVKLVMDREFLTVHPEDPLTVLIGKFTSEETSAVVVDEEGKLLGFITMKDLLHFFTMPRRYSVVGLGLLKKYTLTRASKVEDIMVTKPVTIHVDDNLGHAIKLMTETGKHHLPVIDDKKKVHGLLEVKDIIRLIRIVAL, from the coding sequence GTGGACTACCCTTTCCCAAGCAAACCGAGAGAGGCAAAGAATAAAAAGGTATCAATAATCATCGGCAAAAAACGCCATATTATGCTTCAAAGAAAAGAGGAGCTGAGCCACAACATAAGGTACATCTCTAAGGTTCCGGTCAAGCTTGTTATGGACAGAGAATTCCTAACGGTTCATCCTGAGGATCCTCTAACGGTTCTAATTGGTAAGTTTACAAGTGAAGAAACTTCTGCAGTAGTTGTTGACGAAGAAGGAAAACTCCTTGGATTTATAACGATGAAAGACCTTCTGCACTTTTTTACAATGCCAAGAAGATATTCAGTTGTCGGCTTAGGCCTGCTGAAAAAATACACTTTAACTCGAGCCTCCAAGGTAGAGGACATAATGGTGACGAAGCCCGTAACCATTCATGTTGACGACAACCTCGGGCACGCCATTAAGCTTATGACAGAAACTGGGAAGCACCATCTGCCGGTCATAGACGATAAGAAAAAAGTTCATGGCTTGCTGGAAGTTAAGGACATAATCCGACTTATTAGAATTGTTGCGCTTTAA
- a CDS encoding NAD(P)/FAD-dependent oxidoreductase — MNSDERFDVVIIGAGPAGLFAAYELAEKSDLKIAIFDEGGDIEQRTCPMDELGYCIECKPCHIMSGVGGAGGLSDGTINLRPDIGGNLTDLTKDENYSWQLVWEVDRIFLRHGAPAGVYKGNEDEIREWERRAAQAGVKFIPIIQRHIGSDHTKEVIKSIKDYLEAKGVKFILWTKVEGFRKGEVVAKRGKDKFTVKSRYIIVAPGRGGAEWFHDVAQKIGLKARHGPIDVGVRVEVPAIIMEPITRINHDPKFHIYTDTYDDFVRTFCTNPNGFVVEEKYDGYVGVNGHSMRDRKSNNTNFAFLTRIELTEPVEDTTAYGKSIAQLATTIGGGRPILQRLGDLRRGRRSTWGRIRKSDVEPTLKHVTPGDIAMALPHRVVTNIIEGLEKLDKVIPGVASDHTLLYAPEIKYYAMQVEVNELLETSIENIFAAGDGAGLSRDIVNAAATGLLAARGILIKEGLYTEKDFKKPGNWKRVVESLEA, encoded by the coding sequence ATGAATTCTGATGAAAGGTTTGATGTAGTTATAATAGGCGCAGGCCCAGCAGGCCTTTTTGCGGCTTACGAGCTTGCAGAAAAAAGCGATTTGAAAATTGCAATTTTTGATGAAGGTGGAGACATAGAGCAGAGAACATGCCCAATGGACGAACTTGGCTACTGCATTGAGTGTAAGCCTTGCCATATAATGAGCGGCGTTGGGGGGGCCGGTGGTCTAAGCGATGGGACAATAAATCTAAGACCCGACATTGGAGGAAACTTGACTGACCTTACAAAAGATGAAAACTATTCCTGGCAGCTTGTATGGGAAGTCGACCGGATATTCCTAAGGCATGGTGCCCCTGCGGGAGTTTACAAGGGGAATGAAGACGAAATCAGGGAATGGGAGAGAAGAGCGGCTCAGGCAGGGGTGAAGTTCATACCAATAATTCAACGTCATATAGGTTCAGACCACACAAAAGAAGTCATAAAGAGCATTAAAGACTATCTGGAAGCCAAAGGAGTGAAGTTCATCTTGTGGACAAAAGTCGAGGGATTTAGAAAAGGAGAGGTGGTGGCGAAGAGAGGAAAGGACAAATTCACGGTAAAGTCCAGATACATAATAGTCGCCCCCGGTAGGGGAGGGGCGGAGTGGTTCCATGATGTTGCCCAAAAAATTGGACTAAAAGCCAGACACGGCCCAATAGATGTTGGTGTTAGAGTTGAAGTCCCGGCAATAATAATGGAGCCCATAACAAGGATAAACCACGACCCGAAGTTCCACATATACACAGACACATACGATGATTTTGTGAGGACTTTTTGCACCAATCCAAACGGCTTTGTTGTCGAAGAAAAATATGACGGCTACGTTGGTGTAAACGGCCACTCCATGAGGGACAGAAAGAGCAACAATACAAACTTTGCGTTTCTCACAAGGATAGAACTAACCGAGCCGGTTGAGGATACAACGGCATACGGCAAAAGCATAGCACAGCTTGCCACTACCATCGGGGGAGGAAGGCCCATACTCCAAAGACTCGGGGACTTGAGAAGGGGGAGAAGGAGCACATGGGGCAGAATCAGGAAGAGTGACGTTGAGCCGACGCTGAAACACGTAACCCCCGGAGACATAGCAATGGCGTTGCCCCACAGGGTTGTGACGAACATAATTGAGGGACTTGAGAAGCTCGACAAGGTAATCCCCGGTGTTGCGAGCGACCACACCTTACTCTACGCTCCGGAGATAAAGTACTATGCAATGCAGGTTGAGGTTAATGAGCTCCTTGAAACCAGCATAGAGAACATATTCGCCGCGGGTGATGGGGCCGGGTTGAGCAGGGATATAGTCAACGCCGCTGCCACGGGTCTCCTAGCTGCGAGGGGAATATTGATCAAGGAGGGATTGTACACAGAGAAGGACTTCAAAAAACCGGGCAACTGGAAGAGAGTTGTTGAGAGTTTGGAAGCTTAG
- a CDS encoding TIGR00269 family protein yields MRCRVCGGRAFIKLHYPKMYLCADHFVEYFERKVKRTIEKYKLLKPDEKVLVVISGGKDSAVTAYVLKKLGYNVECLHINLGIGEYSEKSEKYAREQCKLIGVPLHIVRVKELLGAGIGEVRTRRPACSYCGLTKRYIFNKFAYDNGFDAIATGHNLDDEASFIFSNLMNWNTEYLAKQGPLLPGEGKFVRKVKPLYELTEREVVAYALAVGLEYIIDECPHARGATTLEYKQILNELEEKRPGTKINFVKGYLRKKHLFEAELGEIELKECKICGMPAQGEKCSFCRFWGLEEPVNLRMVDTDEETFGP; encoded by the coding sequence ATGAGGTGCAGGGTTTGTGGGGGGAGAGCGTTTATAAAACTCCATTATCCAAAAATGTATCTTTGCGCTGATCACTTTGTGGAATATTTTGAAAGGAAAGTTAAGAGGACGATTGAGAAATACAAACTTCTCAAGCCAGATGAGAAAGTTCTCGTGGTCATTAGTGGCGGGAAAGATTCTGCCGTTACGGCCTACGTTCTAAAGAAGCTCGGCTACAATGTGGAATGCCTCCACATAAACCTTGGCATAGGGGAATACTCGGAAAAAAGCGAAAAATATGCAAGGGAGCAGTGTAAGCTTATAGGGGTTCCCCTTCACATAGTTAGGGTAAAGGAACTGCTAGGAGCAGGGATTGGGGAAGTGAGAACTAGAAGGCCAGCCTGCTCTTATTGTGGCCTCACAAAGCGATACATCTTCAACAAGTTTGCCTATGACAACGGCTTTGATGCAATTGCAACCGGCCACAACTTGGACGATGAGGCGAGCTTTATCTTCTCCAACCTCATGAACTGGAACACCGAGTATCTGGCAAAGCAGGGACCTCTTTTGCCGGGGGAGGGGAAGTTTGTAAGAAAGGTTAAGCCCCTCTATGAGCTTACCGAGAGGGAAGTGGTGGCTTATGCCCTTGCAGTCGGATTGGAGTATATAATCGACGAATGTCCCCACGCAAGGGGAGCTACAACACTGGAGTACAAGCAAATTTTAAATGAGCTTGAAGAAAAAAGGCCTGGGACTAAAATAAACTTCGTCAAAGGCTACTTAAGAAAAAAGCATCTATTTGAGGCTGAACTTGGGGAGATAGAGCTCAAGGAATGCAAGATCTGTGGTATGCCTGCTCAAGGAGAAAAATGCTCATTCTGCAGATTCTGGGGCTTGGAAGAACCTGTCAATCTTAGGATGGTTGATACCGATGAAGAGACTTTCGGGCCCTGA
- the jtg gene encoding 4-alpha-glucanotransferase: MERINFIFGIHNHQPLGNFGWVFEEAYNRSYRPFMEILEEFPDMKVNVHFSGPLLEWIEQNRPDYLDLLKSLIKKGQLEIVVAGFYEPVLAAIPKEDRLVQIEMLKDYARKLGYEAKGVWLTERVWQPELVKSLREAGIEYVVVDDYHFMSAGLSKEELFWPYYTEDGGEVIAVFPIDEKLRYLIPFRPVKKTIEYLESLASDDPSKVAVFHDDGEKFGVWPGTYEWVYEKGWLREFFDTITSNEKINLMTYTEYLSKFTPRGLVYLPIASYFEMSEWSLPAKQAKLFVEFVEGLKKEGKFEKYRVFVRGGIWKNFFFKYPESNFMHKRMLMVSKAVRDNPEARKYVLKAQCNDAYWHGVFGGIYLPHLRRTVWENIIKAQRYLKPENKILDVDFDGREEVMLENDSFIATIKPHYGGSIFELSSKRKAVNYNDVLSRRWEHYHEVPEAATPEEESEEGVASIHELGKKIPEEIKRELAYDWQLRAILQDHFIKPEETLDNYRLVKYRELGDFVNQPYGYEMIENGVKLWREGGIYAEEKTPARVEKTIELTEDGFIAKYRVSLEKPYRALFGVEINLAVHSVMEKPEEFETKELEVNDPYGIGKVRIELDRKAKIWKFPIKTLSQSEAGWDFIQQGVSYTMLFPVEKELELTVRFKEL; encoded by the coding sequence ATGGAAAGGATAAACTTCATATTTGGCATTCACAATCATCAGCCGCTGGGCAACTTTGGCTGGGTGTTTGAGGAAGCGTATAACCGCTCTTACAGGCCCTTTATGGAGATTCTGGAAGAGTTTCCAGATATGAAGGTAAACGTTCACTTCAGCGGGCCGCTTTTAGAGTGGATCGAGCAAAACAGACCAGATTATCTTGATCTTCTTAAATCCCTCATAAAAAAGGGTCAGCTCGAGATCGTTGTGGCGGGATTTTATGAGCCGGTGTTAGCGGCCATTCCAAAAGAAGACAGACTGGTTCAGATAGAAATGCTAAAAGATTACGCAAGAAAGCTCGGCTATGAGGCAAAGGGCGTGTGGCTTACGGAGAGGGTATGGCAGCCAGAACTCGTAAAGTCGCTTAGGGAGGCTGGAATCGAGTACGTGGTCGTCGATGATTATCACTTCATGAGTGCCGGATTGAGCAAAGAAGAACTCTTCTGGCCGTATTATACGGAAGATGGAGGAGAGGTCATAGCGGTATTCCCCATAGATGAAAAATTGCGCTATTTGATACCCTTCCGTCCGGTCAAGAAGACCATCGAATATTTAGAGAGTCTTGCAAGTGATGACCCCTCAAAGGTAGCCGTGTTCCACGACGACGGCGAAAAGTTCGGGGTATGGCCGGGCACTTATGAATGGGTCTATGAGAAAGGCTGGCTTAGGGAGTTCTTTGACACAATTACAAGCAACGAAAAGATTAACCTCATGACTTACACAGAATACCTAAGCAAATTCACCCCGAGGGGACTGGTGTACCTTCCAATAGCATCATACTTTGAGATGAGCGAATGGTCTCTGCCAGCAAAGCAGGCAAAACTTTTCGTGGAGTTTGTAGAAGGACTGAAAAAAGAGGGGAAGTTTGAAAAGTACCGCGTCTTTGTCAGAGGGGGCATATGGAAGAACTTCTTCTTTAAGTATCCGGAGAGCAACTTTATGCACAAAAGAATGCTCATGGTAAGCAAAGCCGTGAGAGATAACCCCGAAGCTAGAAAATACGTTCTCAAGGCACAGTGCAATGACGCATACTGGCACGGCGTCTTTGGGGGAATTTATCTGCCTCACTTGAGGAGAACGGTGTGGGAGAACATAATAAAAGCCCAAAGATACCTGAAGCCAGAAAACAAAATCCTTGACGTTGATTTTGACGGAAGGGAAGAGGTTATGCTGGAAAACGATAGCTTTATTGCCACGATAAAGCCCCACTATGGTGGCAGCATTTTTGAACTGAGCTCCAAGAGAAAGGCCGTGAACTACAACGATGTTCTCTCGAGAAGATGGGAACACTATCACGAAGTGCCGGAAGCAGCCACGCCTGAGGAGGAAAGCGAAGAAGGTGTTGCAAGCATACACGAGCTTGGAAAAAAGATTCCAGAGGAGATAAAGCGAGAGCTTGCCTATGACTGGCAGCTGAGGGCTATTCTACAAGACCACTTCATCAAACCAGAGGAAACCCTCGACAACTACCGCCTTGTAAAGTACCGCGAGCTCGGCGACTTTGTGAATCAGCCCTACGGGTATGAAATGATAGAAAACGGAGTAAAGCTGTGGCGTGAAGGAGGGATTTATGCAGAAGAGAAGACTCCTGCAAGGGTGGAGAAGACAATAGAGCTAACGGAAGACGGCTTCATTGCAAAATACAGAGTCTCGCTTGAAAAACCATATAGAGCCCTCTTCGGAGTTGAGATTAACCTGGCAGTACACAGCGTCATGGAGAAGCCAGAAGAATTTGAGACAAAAGAACTTGAAGTGAATGACCCATACGGCATAGGAAAAGTTAGGATAGAACTCGATAGAAAAGCAAAAATCTGGAAGTTCCCGATAAAAACGCTCAGCCAGAGTGAGGCTGGGTGGGACTTCATACAGCAGGGGGTCAGCTATACCATGCTCTTCCCAGTAGAAAAAGAATTAGAGTTAACAGTAAGGTTTAAGGAGCTCTAA